In Synchiropus splendidus isolate RoL2022-P1 chromosome 15, RoL_Sspl_1.0, whole genome shotgun sequence, the genomic stretch ttaaaaaaactgaCTCAAACCTCTGAGCATTAACGTGAACTGTTTATTATTAGTGGCGGCCATACAGACTATAAAAAATGCAAGACGTCGAATGGCCACATGGCCCTTAAGAGGTGAGAGTGATGCTGCAAAATACAACATGTTAAAGCCGTCTAAATTATAGTTTTCAATGTagatttcatgtatttattgcaCTTTATATGACTTATTTCTCACCAAGAGTATTTATTTTCTACAttgtgtttacatttaaaatgttgtagCCTTCATGTTGAAGCCTTAaattacacacaaaaacaactgacaatatatatatatatatatatatatacacatacatacatatatatatacacatacgtacatatatacacatacgtacatatatatgtatatatgtacaatatatatgtacatatatatatatacaaatgcaGACGTTCACTGtctaaaaaatacattcaatttTAAAACCTTTTCCCCTCAAAATGAAAACTATTTTGACCATATAACTGCTTCTTTCAAAAGCCACTTGATAAATGATAATAtttacaatacaatataataataataataatttcccaAATTAAACGGAATGAATAATAATCCTGTTGCCCTTTGCTGAAGAGATCCGGTCACAACCCTCTAAATGTGTGGTGTGTTAAACTCTATTGGTGACTCCTCTTTTCCCTCTAGATGTTGCTGGAGTTACGGTGTGTTCTCTGTTCTCACGTACCGTGGCGGCCACGTTAATACTGTATTGATTCCCGCACATGAGAGCCAAGATGTTGCCTCGGGGGTAGGGGACACACATCAGGGTGTTGGTGGCGTTGGCCTGTCGCTGCACGATGACCCCTCCGTTAGCTGCGGTCGCCGCGGCCTGCAGCACGAAGGCAGCAAAGTAGAAGAGCAGAGCGAGGAAATGGTAAAAGACGTCCTGCAGGGGGGAAGCAGAGGGATGCTTGTGAAGGTCCCGGCTGTGAGTGAGGGCAGAGCTCGAACCAGAGTTAATGAGAGTCTGTGTGGTCGACTGGCCATGACCCGACAACAGACAGGGCTTTGTTGCCCTTCAGCGTGAGCTCATCGCCCATTgtttgactgaaaacaaacaacaccacaTGCCCGGCTACTCCAGGGACCGTGGCTCAGATCTGCTCAGCCCAGTCCGACCACTTCCACCTCTGTTTCTCAACAAGCTTGTGTCTGAAATGAAAGATCCATGGGGAATGTTTTCACAAGAAGAAAACTACAATAATGAAGTGATGCTGGACAGGAACAGctgaagtgaatgagtgaactTGGTCACCTGATCCGTGATCACTATGATTTATACATGAGGAGTCAACCTTTGACAGTTGGACAACACCCAACTCTCAAGACAACTTTGAGCCGTTTAATAATCTCACCTCCGGTGCTAAATAATGCGAGTCAAAACGTCTTCCCAGATGGTTGAGTCAGGACACTTGTGTGTCTCTGCTGGCCTGTGTCCAGGACCCCACCCGAGCTGACTCAGAAGGCGTCTCTCAGACACCACCAGCATCGTGAGAAATGAATTCTGTCGACAACGCAAGATCACACCCGGCGTGAACGTCAAGCCGGAGCCTGTTAGTCATCATTGATCAGACGTGTCCGTGCACGGACTGTCCTCTACAAGGTCATTGTGGTAGAAGTAGTCCTGGAGGCTCAGGCTCCTGGGAGAACTGGGCGTCTGCCCAAGACCTCCTCCCAGTTGTCCATGGATCTCCAGGAAGTGTCTCGTGATGGTTGGTCACAGCAGGATGAACGCAACCTTTCCCAGAAGCGGATGTGAGCAAGTTCTGCACCTTCAccagtcttcatcctcctctagtcacaccttcatgttctccttcatcatgatccacacttcctctccttcatctccaacctgcTTGGTCCAACACTCTCACCCCTCCACACATCCAAACCACCCCTAACTTCCTCAACAAACTTCACCCCGTCACCTCAGATAGACGACACTAAAGCTGGTCTATAAAGGCCATGACCAGAGACTCTGAACCCTCAGAGGAAGCAGGTATATCTAACTGAGGTCCAGAGCAGGGGACAAGTCCACAGAGACAGTCTGAAACCCCTGAGGGTCCTGTGCAAGGCTAATTATTTTCCAACACGAATTTTCAACAAAACATGCTCATATTTGGCTCTGGTCTAATGAAAGCGCAGGAGGCTAGACTCGTTTAAATCCAGAAACTCTGACTCACCAAAAAGTTCCAGTCCGTGTGGATGCGCGCGGCCAGGCCAGTGATGAGGACGGCCAGGTAGCAGGACGAGAAGACAAAGCTGGTGACGGACACAAACATCACCCATCCTTGAAGCAGTGGCACGGGAACGTGAGAGGAGGCCACCAGGATCCACACCAGGCCCCCGAACAACTGCGGAAGAGTTGCGACTTTAAATCATCCTGATGTGAAGCCGGTGTTCGGGTGACTCATGGAGAACCTTTCAGAATGTAGAGCTCTTCAGTGAGGTGGAGATGTGTTTCGATTTGAGGATAAACTCAAGCACATCACTGGAATAAATTCTTCTCTTCTCAAGTCCATCTTATCTTCTAAGTCTCATCTGAACATTCTATTCCACCCAGATCATGATGGCGAAGCGTCAGATTCACAGATTCATTTCCTGGTTGAGTGCACATACAGTTGAAAGTTCGGAACCAAATCAGACAGACCGAGATCAGGGACGGATCAAAACCGTTCTGTGAGGATTTTATGTTATTCAACATTATTAAGACTGTCAGCAGCTTATGTTTATACTTGTCTGAACCACTCTTTTTCCAATAAACTTGAAAAATGGAAACATgtagaatgaatgaatatatatatatatagtacagcATAATATTACAAAAATACGTGGTTTACAATGTAACGTCcacatatgttttattttctaatgTATGATTGAGTgagtatgtatgtattaaaaCACCAGTATAATAAATCTgatatgaaaaaaatcaaatctcACACCCACCTTGTAACCCACTGTAGCGAGCTCGCTGTTATGAGAAGtaataaatgatttattcacTGCAGAAATGGAGCCATGTGGCAGGTAAACAGTGAGAAACAGTTAAACAAACAAAGGTTGCTGGGGAGATACCCTCGCAGGTCGAAAGGTCAACGGACCAACGGATCCACCTGCACATCTAAGCTTCAGTTCAGCTAAAAAGAAAACTCTTTCTTGGAGCGTAAATCAGAACTTACTATCTCCAGGGAGACCAGGGCTCCGGAGTAGGTCCTCAGGACCTCCAGACCCAGCGGCAGAGAGAGGATGGGCGCCGGGAAGGAGGTGGCAGCGGGGTTGGCGGCTGGTTCCGACATCTCCGGCTCTGCTGGTGCGCCGCTCCACTGGCGCTCCCAGCCGCGGTTACGCTCCTGAAACCCTCCGTTAACAAAGGAGGAGCGGTGGGGGCGAATTCTTCTGGAGTCATGTGTCCCCCGAACAGGTCGAACAGGTGCAGCCGACACGCCCTCGCGGACGAGTGCGGCGTTCACGGACATCACGTCAACATTTCGAGACCAGACTATTGTCGATGAATCTGCTTTTTTATTCAATCACCTCGAAAAACTACACAAACTACACACATAAAACTATCGTTATTGTGCACTCTGTTCATCTGAATCAGTGCCTTCACAAGTTTTCATGAAGAcatttgtctttatttgttCTCTCGTTCTGATTTGATATCTCGCCAAACGACTCTTCAGTTacagtgcatatatatatatacatacatcatCAGTGAACCAAATAgcaaaattaataaaacaaaaactgtaaTTTCGCTGTGAAATAGCTTAATAAACGAATAAACCAACTGTAAGAAAAGTTTCTGAATGTGATCTACAGGTCAGAGGCACGTAAGCTGTAGATGATGTGTAACCATTGAATTAATCATGTTTTCAAGCGTTAGATATCTCAAATAAGACACACCAAAGTAAAGACGAGGGTGCTTTTATGTGCTTGGCAGCACTCAATATGAGAGTCTTAAAATGAAACACgtatattttcatgaaaaaccTTCACAGTACGATTGGTGCTGAACGTCCCTGCAGCACCTGAAGCTAACGGAGTCACGATAAGTCTTATCGGCCTGAAAAGTTATTCAGACAGTTAATCATTCATGCCCACGGTAACAAATACATGCGGGTTTTAGTTAATGATCAAGAAGAAAATACAATATGAATACACCACGGGTTTTCGTCCTTTCACCACTAGAACCGGGTTTGGTTCATGAGCAACCAACACTGTCTCGAACCACTAAACCACTGTAAATGTTTAGCAgggatttacatttttgaacaatTGTTGACATAACCTCTGACAGAGTCAGTTTGACAGTGAATCAAAGAGTTTTAAATGTGGCTTTCCTAAAAGATAAGCAGCAAAAACAAGTggaggagacaaaaaaaacaagcgttttattttggatttattcatttaatgtaTTTCTTGTTGCATTAATATTGTGTTTTATCACATGACCTATGGATACCAAACCTTGATTTGTTTTCTAAAATCAGATGCAGATGACAAAAGAAATGGATAACAACAAGTAGGGGAATATTAAAAAAGCAGTTGATGGATCATCTGATTTGATAAAAGACTGAAGAGAAAAGGCAGCAATTGTGAATCCAAAGAGAAACACAGCTCTGTACTGCAAGTTCCACCTGAGTTCAGAAAGGCTTCCTCACATCTCACAAATGAATGCCAAAGTGCCAGTACATGGAAGGCCATTCCATTGTTGTGAAACTTGCTGCAGTTCCACACAGTCCTCGTTTTTATGGCTGTCTTTGGGCTTCACTGTCACCCCGTAGGTGTCGCCCGTGAGCTCGGTGCCGTCCACCCACTTCCACTCCTCCTCCTTATGGGTGTCCGACAGACCGATCCAGATGCGCGGGAAGAACTTGGAGACTAAATTGTTCTCTTGTTTGGAGTTGATTATCAACAGGTCTGCATTTAGATCCTCGCAAACTTGCTTACTCCTCATCCAAGTTTTGAGCTCTGTAGACGCTGGGATGTAGTAGCAGCTGCACTTGAACTTCAGCCAGCCACCAggacaaaacacaaataaaatgcaacgacaaaagggaacaaaacaaaaacttagTACTAAGGAATAGTAACTCTGAGCAACAAACCACACGCAAAAGAATAATCACTGGATCACACAACAACACCTGCTGCTGGCTTGGGAGAggttggagaagagagagattGAGCAGGCAGCAGCGACAGGTACTTGTAGATGTCTCCACTCCCTCTGGAAGGCTGCGCTTTGGCTCCATCAAATCAGCCTACATCTGGCCTCGCCCACAACCACACACTGCAGGAAGCAAAACTGCACCCTGGTTTGTTAGGAAAACAATATGACTCTGGGGTCATAACGGCCGGCATGACTGAAAACTGGCTTCTCCAAAATGTGGGTGCTGTTGTAGAGAACTGATCAGCAGATGAGTTACAGGAAACTCCGCACCAGAGATAGCTGGTTAAACTGCCAGCCAGAAAGGGCATCTAGTTATCTGAAGGTTAAACTGCTCAAGCAGCGGTGTAGTCTCTGTGATTCGCAGGTCAAGGCCTAAGTCCACCAGCTAAGGTCAAGGATACGGTCAAGTTTTACAGCTTTAGACTGACTCGTGTTGAAAAACATCATATAATGAAGTGATGAAAAAAGTCAACAGAAAAGCAACACTTGTGGATCCACAGAGCAACACACTTCAGAAAGGCTTCCTCACATCTCACAAATGAATGGGAAAGTTTGCTCACATGGAACATCATTCCATTCTTTGGAATTTTGCTTCAGTTCTACACAGTCCTCGTTGCTACGATGGTTATTGGGCTCCCCTGACGCCCAGTAGGTGTCGCTTGTGAGCTCGGTGCCGTCCACCCACTTCCACTCCTCCTCCTTATCTGTGTCCGACAGACCGATCCAGGCACGTGGGAAAAACTTGGAGACAAAGTCGTTCTCCTGTTTGGAGTTGATTATCACCAGGTGTCCATTTAGATTCTCACATTCTTTTTTACTCCTCATCCAAGTTTTGGACTCGGCAGCTGCTGGGATGTAGTAGCAGCTGGATTCAAATTTCAGCCAGTCATCCGGACAAAGTCTGTCTGAAGAAAGCAAAGGCAGAGGAGAGTCACAACAATGGCCACAGAGTCTTCTGGTTGATAGGAAACTATACTGGACTGGACTTCCAACAACCATGTCCTGTGACATCACAGTGACACACCAGTGAACTGTGCAAACTTTGTCACCAATGAGAGTCTAACAACCTCTATTGACCTTAAATAAAGCTGCACTCATTAAAACAAGGTGGCACACTAGCTTGAAGGAGACACCAGGAGGTGTGGTCTCCAACAGGAGCTCCTCACCCACAAGCTTCACCCTCATAGGTCTGACCCGGGTCAGGAGTTTGACCTTCCCCCTGCATTGTGTGGCTCTCCACACATGTCAAAAACAGGTCTGAAGgaagtgagagcgccacctggctGTCAAAGGACCATCAACATACAGGTGACCTTTGATCCTCATACCACTTTATGACGATTGTCCCTGGACGTCCATGATGGACAAGGATGGAACAGTAACAGGAGGAAAAGACCTTCTGAAGCCCTGCGATTGGTGCTACACACTGAGCTGACAATGGCGAGTTCAGCCGGTCACATGACTTACCTGTGCCATTTAGAGTGTGGTCCATGTGTCTCACCAAGTTGTCATACCTCCTCTTCAGCCCTTCGATCTCTTCAGTCAGGTTCTTGTTTGCCTCCCTCATCTGGTTTCGCTCAGCTCTGAGACCATCTCGTTCATCACTGAGATCATTTCGTTCAACTTTGAGACCATCTCGCTCAGCTCTGAGACCATCTCGCTCAGCTAGAAGGACTTTGTTCTCAGTTCCCAGCCTTTGCTTATCAGCTGCGCAGACTTTGGTCTCGTTTTTCAGGGCGTCTCTCTCTGGTTTGATGGcatccttctccttctccagtgcATGGCACTTGTCTTGCAGCTGGAGCCACTGAATGGTCAGGTTCTCCCACTGAGACTTCAAGCTCTCACTTGCTGGCTGAGTGCTGCTCCTTCCTGTATCTGAAGATGATTTGGAATCACCAGACTTCATTGATTTGACAGGAACCCACTTTGTAATGATACTCACTTTGGGCCACCAGGGTCAGAACCACCAGGAGCAGAAGGGGAACCACAAGTACAGAGCACACTGCAGAAGGTCTCATCCAGCGCTCTGATGAAACAGCTCCATTAAACACATAACAAAGTTGCTGAGACACAACTAGCGGCTTGTTATGGATCAAAATTTTCCGTACCTGCAGTGGTGGACCTCCTCTGGCTTCTGAACCAACTGTCAGTCAAGTCCAGGTTGCTGTACTTCATCTCAGTTGACTCGCTGTTGAATGCTACCGACATGGTTGTTGAGTCTCACTTTCTCAGATCCTGCATGTGTCGCAGCTCTTAAATCAGAAGTTGCCAATAAAAGCTCAACTTCCGCTGAACAAGCATATTAATCTCCCCAGTGTTGCACAATACGAGAAGTATCAGTGTTGAAATGAGTGTAACCAGTTGGCGAAAGATGTCTATTCATCTGAATATTGCTGTTCACTGCTAGCATGTCATAGTCCGGGCTGATGTCTCCTGGTGGTTGTGTGTGACGCTGCCTCACTGTTGGATGATGGTGATTCACatgcttgtttttgttcacaCATGTTCCGAGTGATCAACTTGCATCATCGCTGCTGCTATAGCAAATGGTACAATGGCGATTCAGTGCAGTCCAGTCTACAAACGGTGACAGATGAGGCCGGTCAGATGGGACCAGACTAAGCTGGTCGTCACTGGCTTTCAGGAAGATCAAAGGCAAAGAAGAAATGGAGAGAAAAACCACGTGTTTTATTCTAATttggatttattcattcaaagacaCGATAGTTGCATTTATATGGTCGCCTGTCACGTGAATAACACGTGACAAATCTGAAAGGTGTTTTTTCTCTATCTTTATTCAGACTGAAGCAGatgacaaaaaaatcaaatggtTGTCAACAAACAGTGGGATGTTCATTCTTTTTTGTCGTGTGATTGAGATCATCTGGTTTCTGGCGTCATGAAACAGATAAGCGACACCTGTGGATCCACAGAGCAACACAGCTCGGTGCTCAGCTCCGTTCTGATGGTTCTGATGGGCTTCCTCACATCTCACAAATGAACGATAAGGTTTGCCCACATGGAACATCATTCCATTCTTTGGAATCTCGCAGCAATTCCGCACAGTCCTCGTTGCTGTCTGCGTTGTTGGGCTCCCCTGACGCCCAGTAGTTGGTGCCAGTGAGCGCGGTGCCGTCCACCCACTTCCACTTTCCCTCCTTATCCCTGTCTGACAGACCGATCCAGATGTGCTGGAAGAACTTGGAGACAAAGTCGTTCTCTTGTTTGGAGTCGATTATCACCAGGTGTCCATTTAGATTCTCACATTCTTTTTTACTGGTCAGCCAACGTTTGGGCTCCTGAGCTGCGGAGATGTAGTAGCAGCTGCTTTCAAATTGCAGCCACTCAACAGGACAAGCTTTGTCTGAAGAAAGCAAAGGCAGAGGTGAGTCACAGCGATGGGCAGTTGCTGGCCAgtggctctccacacacacatctgctacACTCAGATCTCAAAAACAGGTCTGAAGgaagtgagagcgccacctggctGTTGATGCTCTTTGCTAGCTGCTTGAAGGACCATCAACATACAGGTGACCTTTGATCCTCATACCACTTTATGACGATTGTCCCTGGACGTCCATGATGGACAAGGATGGAACAGTAACAGAGGAAAAGACCTTCTGAAGCCCTGCGATTGGTGCTACACACTGAGCTGACAATGGAGAGTTCAGCCGGTCACATGACTTACCTGTGCCATTTAGAGTGTGGTCCATGTGTCTCACCAAGTTGTCATACCTCCTCTTCAGTCCTTCGATCTCTTCAGTCAGGTTCTTGTTTGCCTCCCTCATCTGGTTTCGCTCAGCTCTGAGACCATCTCGCTCAGCTAGAAGGACTTTGTTCTCAGTTCCCAGCCTTTGCTTATCAGCTGCGCAGACTTTGGTCTCGTTTTTCAGGGTGTCTCTCTCTGGTTTGAGGGCATCCCGTTCTGCTCTCAGGCAGTCTCGATCCACACTGATGACGTCCCGCTCGGCTTTGAtggcctccttctccttctccagtgcATGGCACTTCTCTTGCAGCTGGAGCCACTGAATGGTCAGGTTCTCCCACTGAGACTTCAAGCTCTCACTTGCTGGCTGAGTGCTGCTCCTTCCTGTATCTGAAGATGATTTGGAATCACCAGACTTCATTGATTTGACAGGAACTCTGAACCCATGATACTTACTTTGGGCCACCAGGGTCAGAATCCCAATGAGCAGGAGAAGAACCAGGAGCACAGAGCACACTGCAGAAGGTCTCATCCAGCGCTCTGATGAAACAGCTCCATTAAACACATAACAAAGTTGCTGAGACACAACTAGCGGCTTGTTATGGATCAAAATTTTCCGTACCTGCAGTGGTGGACCTCCTCTGGCTTCTGAACCAACTGTCCGTCTCTATCAAGTCCAGGTTGCTGTACTTCATCTCACTTGACTCGCTGTTGAATGCCACCGACATGGTTGTTGAGTCTCACTCTCTGCCCAGATCCTGCACGTGTCACAGCTCTTAAATCAGAAGTTGCCAATAAAAGCTTGGGTTCTGCTGCACCAGCATTTTATCACTACAGTGTTGCACAATACGAGAAGTGTCAGTGTTGAAATGAGTGTAACCAGTTGGCGAAAGATGTCTATTCATCTGAATATTGCTGTTCACTGCTAGCATGTCATAGTCCGGGCTGATGTCTCCTGGTGGTTGTGTGTGACGCTGCCTCACTGTTGGATGATGGTGATTCACATGCTTGCTTTTGTTCACACATGTTCCGAGTGATCAACTTGCATCATCGCTGCTGCTATAGCAAATGGTACAATGGCGATTCAGTGCAGTCCAGTCTACAAACGGTGACAGATGAGGCCGGTCAGATGGGACCAGACTAAGCTGGTCGTCACTGGCTTTCAGGAAGATCAAAGGCAAAGAAGAAATGGAGAGAAAAACCACGTGTTTTATTCTAATttggatttattcattcaaagacaCGACAGTTGCATTTATATGGTCGCCTGTCACGTGAATAACACGTGACAAATCTGAAAGGTGTTTTTTCTCTATCTTTATTCAGACTGAAGCAGATGACAAAAAATCAAATGGGTGTCAACAAACAGTGGGATGTTAATTCTTTTTTGTCGTGTGATTGAGATCATCTGGTTTCTGGCGTCATGAAACAGATAAGCGACACCTGTGGATCCACAGAGCAACACAGCTCGGTGCTCAGCTCCGTTCTGATGGTTCTGATGGGCTTCCTCACATCTCGCAAACGAACGATAAGGTTTGCCCACATGGAACATCATTCCATTCTTTGGAATCTCGCAGCAATTCCGCACAGTCCTCGTTGCTGTCTGCGTTGTTGGGCTCCCCTGACGCCCAGTAGTTGGTGCCAGTGAGCGCGGTGCCGTCAACCCACTTCCACTTTCCCTCCTTATCCCTGTCTGACAGACCGATCCAGATGTGCTGGAAGAACTTGGAGACAAAGTCGTTCTCTTGTTTGGAGTCGATTATCACCAGGTGTCCATTTAGATTCTCACATTCTTTTTTACTGGTCAGCCAACGTTTGGGCTCCTGAGCTGCGGAGATGTAGTAGCAGCTGCTTTCAAATTGCAGCCACTCAACAGGACAAGCTTTGTCTGAAGAAAGCAAAGGCAGAGGTGAGTCACAGCGATGGGCAGTTGCTGGCCAGTGGCTCgccacacacacatctgctacACTCAGATCTCAAAAACAGGTCTGAAGgaagtgagagcgccacctggctGTTGATGCTCTTTGCTAGCTGCTTGAAGGACCATCAACATACAGGTGACCTTTGATCCTCATACCACTTTATGACGATTGTCCCTGGACGTCCATGATGGACAAGGATGGAACAGTAACAGAGGAAAAGACCTTCTGAAGCCCTGCGATTGGTGCTACACACTGAGCTGACAATGGAGAGTTCAGCCGGTCACATGACTTACCTGTGCCATTTAGAGTGTGGTCCATGTGTCTCACCAAGTTGTCATACCTCCTCTTCAGCCCTTCGATCTCTTCAGTCAGGTTCTTGTTTGCCTCCCTCATCTGGT encodes the following:
- the mal2 gene encoding protein MAL2 isoform X2, producing the protein MSEPAANPAATSFPAPILSLPLGLEVLRTYSGALVSLEILFGGLVWILVASSHVPVPLLQGWVMFVSVTSFVFSSCYLAVLITGLAARIHTDWNFLDVFYHFLALLFYFAAFVLQAAATAANGGVIVQRQANATNTLMCVPYPRGNILALMCGNQYSINVAATIFAFVVTLCYCCSLMMGFRRWRM
- the mal2 gene encoding protein MAL2 isoform X1; translated protein: MSEPAANPAATSFPAPILSLPLGLEVLRTYSGALVSLEILFGGLVWILVASSHVPVPLLQGWVMFVSVTSFVFSSCYLAVLITGLAARIHTDWNFLDVFYHFLALLFYFAAFVLQAAATAANGGVIVQRQANATNTLMCVPYPRGNILALMCGNQYSINVAATVRENREHTVTPATSRGKRGVTNRV
- the LOC128771956 gene encoding low affinity immunoglobulin epsilon Fc receptor-like, which codes for MSVAFNSESTEMKYSNLDLTDSWFRSQRRSTTAERWMRPSAVCSVLVVPLLLLVVLTLVAQNTGRSSTQPASESLKSQWENLTIQWLQLQDKCHALEKEKDAIKPERDALKNETKVCAADKQRLGTENKVLLAERDGLRAERDGLKVERNDLSDERDGLRAERNQMREANKNLTEEIEGLKRRYDNLVRHMDHTLNGTDRLCPDDWLKFESSCYYIPAAAESKTWMRSKKECENLNGHLVIINSKQENDFVSKFFPRAWIGLSDTDKEEEWKWVDGTELTSDTYWASGEPNNHRSNEDCVELKQNSKEWNDVPCEQTFPFICEM
- the LOC128771945 gene encoding asialoglycoprotein receptor 2-like, whose product is MSVAFNSESSEMKYSNLDLIETDSWFRSQRRSTTAERWMRPSAVCSVLLVLLLLIGILTLVAQNTGRSSTQPASESLKSQWENLTIQWLQLQEKCHALEKEKEAIKAERDVISVDRDCLRAERDALKPERDTLKNETKVCAADKQRLGTENKVLLAERDGLRAERNQMREANKNLTEEIEGLKRRYDNLVRHMDHTLNGTDKACPVEWLQFESSCYYISAAQEPKRWLTSKKECENLNGHLVIIDSKQENDFVSKFFQHIWIGLSDRDKEGKWKWVDGTALTGTNYWASGEPNNADSNEDCAELLRDSKEWNDVPCGQTLSFICEM